From a region of the Rhipicephalus microplus isolate Deutch F79 chromosome X, USDA_Rmic, whole genome shotgun sequence genome:
- the LOC119173533 gene encoding uncharacterized protein LOC119173533 gives MSFNDDGGVARDGRKTTATRFVFTREERELLVNLVTRHKAVIENKRTDALTKRAKDSAWEKLTSEYNSQPGIRRVTVAQLRKLWDNEKSKWKKKQSEQKRNLYATGCGPSTCRPMSPSLALVGAAASHMGTRLQNPYDSDGVHLNQPVLSLSPSRIFESMLTGSQDNTEELLGKRRMGKNCQM, from the exons ATGTCTTTCAACGATGACGGTGGCGTCGCGCGTGACGGCAGGAAGACCACCGCAACGCGGTTCGTGTTCACGCGTGAGGAGCGTGAACTGCTTGTCAATCTGGTGACGCGGCACAAGGCAGTTATCGAAAACAAGAGAACTGACGCGCTCACCAAGCGCGCTAAGGACAGTGCCTGGGAAAAACTGACGAGCGAATACAACAGCCAACCAGGCATTCGTCGCGTTACGGTGGCACAGCTGCGTAAGTTGTGGGACAATGAAAAGTCCAAGTGGAAGAAGAAGCAGTCAGAGCAAAAGCGAAACTTGTATGCCACAG GGTGCGGGCCATCTACCTGCCGGCCAATGAGTCCCTCATTGGCGCTAGTTGGAGCGGCGGCATCACACATGGGGACACGGCTCCAGAACCCTTATGACAGCGATGGGGTCCACCTCAATCAGCCAGTGCTTTCTTTATCGCCGTCGCGGATATTCGAGAGCATGCTCACTGGTAGCCAAGACAACACGGAAGAGCTGCTTGGTAAAAGACGAATGGGCAAAAACTGTCAGATGTAG